The following is a genomic window from Aquipuribacter hungaricus.
CGTCTTCGGCGCCGTCAACTCCGTCACCGAGTGGTACCGGCCCGGCGGCGGCACCGGCCCCGACGAGGTGGGCGACGTCCTCGCGCGCATGCTCGTCGAGGGGCTGCGGCCGCGCGCGGGCGGCCCTGGGGCTGCTTGACGCCGCCGACCCCACCCGCGTTGACTGCGTTCCCGACCGCTCGTCCGGTAATGCCGGGCGGGCCCCGTGCACGGACGAGGAGACCCCGGTGACGACGCCGCCCGACCAGCCCGCGACGGCCGGCGACGGTGCGCGGACCGCCGGCTGGGTGGTCGGGGTCGTCGGCGCGGGGACCATGGGCGCCGGCATCGCGCAGGTCGCGGCCGCCGCGGGCCACCGGACGCTGCTGCTCGACGCCCGGG
Proteins encoded in this region:
- a CDS encoding 3-hydroxyacyl-CoA dehydrogenase NAD-binding domain-containing protein, producing the protein MVGVVGAGTMGAGIAQVAAAAGHRTLLLDAR